Genomic DNA from Marnyiella aurantia:
AACCAAGTGGATGCCCAACATGAAGCCCCGCACCTGACGGATAGGGAAACATATCCAGTGCGTAAAACTTAGGCCTGTTAAGGTCTTCCGACGTTTTATAGGTTTGATTATCCTGCCAGTATTTCTGCCATTTACGGTCGATCTGCTGATGATTGTAAAACATTATTCCTTATTATCAATGAGTTTGCAAATTTAAGGCATTGCAGCCAAACAACACCATAGAAGAGCGGAAAGGTGGACACGCACCTTCTAAACGCAATCACAGGATACTGATACTGCATAAAAAAACCCTTCGGATGGGAAGGGCAGTAATTTCAGTTGGTTTGATATTAGTTTACACGTACCATAGTATATACCTGCGACTCGTACGTATCAGCGTTCAGGTCTATTTCCTCAATCTTAAGATTCATTGTTGTATCCGTGACATCTGAGATCTTTCCTGTATCCTGTCCTGTAAGGTAATTGATTACGATTTCTCCGGTCTTAGGATTGTACTGATAGTTAATGGTGCTTTGGAAAGCAATATGACAGGTGGTAAAAGTATCGTCCTGGGTAACTACACTACCGGTATTGTTTTCATTGAAAGTCCATCTGGACAGTTGCTGGCAGTCTGTATAATAAAAGGATTCTGAATTGGAGCCATTATTGTCCACTTTCGTTTCCACCATCTTTACAGGCTTCCATACACCAACAATATTGGACTTTACTACTTCATCATCATCGCAGCTCAGCAGGAAACTAAAAGCGAAAAGGGCTGCACAAAACAAGAGTATTTTTTTCATGAAATTATTTTAAGGGTTAAAAGTAATAAATATTTTAAAGATTGAAATGTTTTTGTTTACGTTGACGGCCGTAAAGATATTATTTTTGCACGAAATTCATTTACAGCTGCATAAATTCGCAAGGATAAGGACCGAGGGTCTTTTAACAGATACCTTAAGAAATTCAGTTTCGGCAAAGGGTTTCTGCGAATGAATACATGGAATTTTCCCAAATCTTTTATTATGGAGTACTCAAAAGAATTTAAGCAGGCACTAAGCGCCTTTACCTCTGCAGAAAAAGACAAGTTAATTTTCAGGTTGCTCAGGAAAGACAAAATACTGTCGCAAAAACTTTATTTTGAACTTATTGACCCCGAGAATACTGATGACAAACGGGAACAAATGGAAACCTACATCAGACAAACCGTTACTGCAGCGGGAAAGAACAACCGCAATCCGAAGTTATTTTTGCAACTGATACGTAAGGTAAGTGCCAAAATTACAGAGCATGTAAAAATAACAACGGATAAATTTGGCGAAGTTTCCCTGAATCTCATGTTGATTGCTGAAGTACTGAAACATCCCCTGCGGCATGGAGATTCTTATAAGCTTGATATTTACCTGCTGAATAAAGTTCTCAGGATGCTGACGTTAACAGTTAAGCTGGATCCCGATTATTATATTGACCTTATTGAGCTATACAAGCTAATTAAAAGTCAAATTACCGGCAGTCATCAACTAAAATCAATCAGCATACATATTGGTCTGAAGCAGGAATGGCTGGATCCGGATAACGTACCGGAAAACATCGCAGACATTTACAGGGATATTAAAAGTCGCGGATTGCTACGCTAGAATCTTTTCTAAGATGATGCGGGTCGCGTCCGGCTGATCTGCTACAAAACTGCCGGCTTTTTGGCCCATTTCACCTAACAGTTCGCTGTCACGCAGTAACCTGAGCAGGAATTCGGAAGCCTGGGTTTCATTATCAAAAGATTTGCCGCCATGAAGCACCATCAATTGGTCTGCTTCCGGATTTTTCGTGTATTTGTTTCCAAAAAGAACAGGCACTGCGAATGTGGCGGCTTCAAGAATATTGTGAAGACCCTTCGAATGAAAGCCACCACCCACCACAGCTACATCAGCATAGGAATACAGTTTGGAAAGAAGGCCAATACAATCGATGATGAGTACCTGCGCGCCCATTGGAAGAGGCTTTCCTGCATCCAACTGCGAATAAAGCACTGCATTCGGAAACAGGTCTTGCAGGATTTCTGTACGGGCCAGGTCATGAGGTGCGATAATGATCTTCGTTTGCGGTTCGTGGTAGGCCAGCAGAAGTGCAATCTGTTCCTCAGTTTCCCAGGAAGAACCGAATACCACCAACTGATGTCCATTCTTAAAACGCTCTACAAAAGGCACATGATTATCTCTTTCCCTGATTTGCTTTACCCTGTCGAAGCGGGTATCGCCAGCTATAGACGACTGGTTCAGCCTCAGGGTTTTTGCAAGTCCGTAGGAGGTTGGCGTTTGATGAAAGAACCAGGTCACATTTTTCCGAATCTCGTTCACAAACCAACTGCCGTAGGGCTTGAAAAACACCTGCCTCTCGTAAAAAAACGCTGAAATAA
This window encodes:
- a CDS encoding deoxyuridine 5'-triphosphate nucleotidohydrolase, which gives rise to MEYSKEFKQALSAFTSAEKDKLIFRLLRKDKILSQKLYFELIDPENTDDKREQMETYIRQTVTAAGKNNRNPKLFLQLIRKVSAKITEHVKITTDKFGEVSLNLMLIAEVLKHPLRHGDSYKLDIYLLNKVLRMLTLTVKLDPDYYIDLIELYKLIKSQITGSHQLKSISIHIGLKQEWLDPDNVPENIADIYRDIKSRGLLR
- a CDS encoding 3-deoxy-D-manno-octulosonic acid transferase, coding for MIFAMKVGAVFSYKLKKGLAGRRQSCDIVKAAFSPTDSVIWMHAASLGEYEQGIPVLEKLKEKFPQHKILITFFSPSGYDNVIHKNHIADAVCYLPFDTPRWVQQFTSNFSTDIFVTVKYEYWYNLLAHLNSKGAKIYVISAFFYERQVFFKPYGSWFVNEIRKNVTWFFHQTPTSYGLAKTLRLNQSSIAGDTRFDRVKQIRERDNHVPFVERFKNGHQLVVFGSSWETEEQIALLLAYHEPQTKIIIAPHDLARTEILQDLFPNAVLYSQLDAGKPLPMGAQVLIIDCIGLLSKLYSYADVAVVGGGFHSKGLHNILEAATFAVPVLFGNKYTKNPEADQLMVLHGGKSFDNETQASEFLLRLLRDSELLGEMGQKAGSFVADQPDATRIILEKILA
- a CDS encoding lipocalin-like domain-containing protein, with the translated sequence MKKILLFCAALFAFSFLLSCDDDEVVKSNIVGVWKPVKMVETKVDNNGSNSESFYYTDCQQLSRWTFNENNTGSVVTQDDTFTTCHIAFQSTINYQYNPKTGEIVINYLTGQDTGKISDVTDTTMNLKIEEIDLNADTYESQVYTMVRVN